In a genomic window of Streptomyces sp. NBC_01142:
- a CDS encoding bifunctional diguanylate cyclase/phosphodiesterase, translating to MGGVSSTGVLSRLVLGFVCGAYGVGAALGWGSPELALIMGDFGLSAAAMIAAVSCFLYARAKESRFRPAWLLFAVSSAMASGGNAVWGWYEVVLDRDVPSPSIADLFFLCFAPPAIVGLLVLAKRPVTRAGWVCLALDAWLIGGSLLTLSWSLALAHTARVQGESVAPAALSLAYPLLDIVLVSMVLALHFRRSATNRSAINTAIAALALTVLCDALFTSPLLRESYRSGQLLDAGWFAGSLLLAYAPWGARRTVETARPPRGGGPRHPSRPVAGSLAALTPYLAAAVCTLGILYNVIEGRRVDRVVVLTGCTVVLALVVRQGIMLLDNIALTHELAQKENHFRSLVQGSSDVIMIAAPSGILRYVSPAAAGVYGRDAEELIGSELASLIHPEDLGRVVHEVRRFLAAPPAEEPTTRIECRFRSGGGDWLNVESTVNRHQGGLIFNSRDVTERVRLQAQLQHNAEHDPLTDLPNRALFTERVRQALTGRRAGDQGTAVLFIDLDGFKGVNDRLGHQAGDELLIQAARRLAESVRAGDTAARLGGDEFAALIVGDGSRDRSAREYQVHEIADRLRLTLSQPYRVDGNEVRVAASIGVAFAEPAITPTDLMRNADLAMYRAKAAGKDRVELYAPQMQAEVVRRTELAARLRSALHEGEFALLHQPVVSLTTGRISAVAAQARWRSAQGILFTPAEFLRVAEDSDRTAELGRWLIEEAVEQAAERARLGHRTPVSVRLSARRLLDKSLPLGSIEALLTLHGLPSGALVIELADSDPRISFDDLEQRLVALRRLGVRIALDGFGSGYAAINALRRLPVDVLKLDRGLVEGVVESARLHKITAGLLRIACDLGMQSVADGVDLPEQVLALRAMGCTHGQGMAFSGPLDEYRLRRALVRDEYPVPGGIALPALSGGVFPARNGSNNETRVPPT from the coding sequence ATGGGCGGGGTGAGCAGTACGGGAGTGCTTTCGCGGCTCGTCCTCGGGTTCGTCTGCGGGGCCTACGGAGTAGGCGCGGCCCTCGGTTGGGGATCGCCGGAACTGGCCCTGATCATGGGCGACTTCGGACTCAGTGCCGCAGCCATGATCGCCGCTGTTTCCTGCTTCCTCTACGCCCGTGCGAAGGAGAGCCGCTTTCGGCCTGCCTGGCTGCTGTTCGCGGTCTCCTCGGCCATGGCCTCCGGAGGCAACGCCGTCTGGGGGTGGTACGAGGTCGTGCTGGACCGCGACGTCCCCAGTCCCTCCATCGCCGACCTGTTCTTCCTCTGCTTCGCGCCGCCCGCCATCGTCGGACTCCTCGTCCTCGCCAAACGCCCGGTCACCAGAGCGGGCTGGGTCTGTCTCGCACTGGACGCCTGGCTGATCGGCGGCTCGCTGCTGACCCTCTCCTGGAGCCTCGCCCTCGCGCACACCGCCCGGGTGCAGGGCGAGAGCGTGGCTCCGGCGGCCCTTTCCCTCGCCTATCCGCTGCTGGACATCGTGCTGGTCAGCATGGTGCTCGCGCTGCACTTCCGGCGCTCGGCCACCAACCGCTCCGCGATCAACACCGCCATCGCCGCACTCGCGCTGACCGTGCTGTGCGACGCCCTGTTCACCTCGCCCCTGCTGCGGGAGAGCTACCGCTCGGGCCAGTTGCTGGACGCCGGCTGGTTCGCCGGTTCACTGCTGCTCGCGTACGCCCCCTGGGGTGCGCGGCGTACGGTCGAGACCGCGCGGCCACCGCGAGGTGGCGGACCGCGCCACCCGTCCCGCCCCGTCGCGGGTTCACTCGCCGCTCTCACGCCGTATCTCGCCGCCGCAGTCTGCACGCTCGGCATCCTCTACAACGTGATCGAGGGCCGCCGCGTCGACCGTGTCGTCGTCCTCACCGGCTGCACCGTGGTCCTCGCCCTGGTCGTACGGCAGGGCATCATGCTCCTCGACAACATCGCGCTCACCCATGAGCTGGCGCAGAAGGAGAACCACTTCCGTTCCCTCGTGCAGGGCTCCAGCGATGTCATCATGATCGCCGCGCCCTCCGGGATACTGCGGTACGTCAGCCCCGCGGCCGCCGGGGTCTACGGACGCGATGCCGAAGAGCTCATCGGCTCCGAGCTGGCCTCGCTCATCCATCCGGAGGACCTCGGCCGCGTGGTCCACGAAGTGCGCCGGTTCCTGGCCGCTCCTCCCGCCGAGGAGCCCACCACCCGCATCGAGTGCCGTTTCAGGTCCGGCGGTGGCGACTGGCTCAATGTGGAGTCCACGGTCAACCGCCACCAGGGCGGCCTGATCTTCAACAGCCGGGACGTCACCGAACGGGTCCGTCTCCAGGCGCAGCTCCAGCACAACGCCGAGCACGACCCGCTCACCGACCTGCCCAACCGCGCCCTGTTCACCGAACGGGTCCGCCAGGCCCTCACCGGCCGCCGCGCGGGCGATCAGGGCACCGCCGTGCTCTTCATCGACCTCGACGGTTTCAAGGGGGTCAACGACCGCCTCGGCCACCAGGCCGGCGACGAGCTGCTGATCCAGGCGGCGCGCCGCCTGGCGGAGTCGGTACGCGCCGGGGACACCGCGGCCCGGCTCGGCGGCGACGAGTTCGCCGCCCTCATCGTCGGCGACGGCAGCCGCGACCGCTCCGCCCGCGAGTACCAGGTCCACGAGATCGCCGACCGGCTGCGGCTGACCCTCTCCCAGCCGTACCGCGTCGACGGCAACGAAGTGCGGGTGGCCGCCTCCATCGGGGTGGCCTTCGCCGAGCCGGCCATCACCCCCACCGATCTGATGCGCAACGCCGACCTTGCCATGTACCGCGCCAAGGCCGCGGGCAAGGACCGCGTCGAGCTGTACGCACCGCAGATGCAGGCCGAGGTGGTGCGCCGTACGGAACTGGCCGCCCGGCTGCGCAGCGCCCTGCACGAGGGTGAATTCGCGCTGCTCCACCAGCCCGTGGTGAGCCTGACCACCGGCCGGATCTCCGCAGTCGCCGCCCAGGCCCGCTGGCGCTCCGCCCAGGGCATCCTGTTCACCCCGGCCGAATTCCTGCGGGTCGCCGAGGACAGCGACCGCACCGCCGAGCTCGGCCGTTGGCTGATCGAGGAAGCCGTGGAACAGGCAGCGGAGCGGGCCAGGCTGGGCCACCGGACGCCCGTGTCGGTCCGTCTGTCGGCCCGACGTCTGCTGGACAAGTCCCTGCCGCTCGGCTCCATCGAGGCCCTGCTCACCCTGCACGGGCTGCCGTCCGGCGCTCTCGTCATCGAGCTCGCCGACAGCGACCCGAGGATCTCCTTCGACGATCTGGAGCAGCGTCTGGTCGCGCTGCGCAGACTCGGCGTACGGATCGCGCTGGACGGTTTCGGCAGCGGATACGCCGCTATCAACGCCCTGCGCAGACTCCCCGTGGACGTACTGAAACTGGACAGAGGTCTGGTGGAGGGCGTGGTCGAGTCCGCCCGGCTGCACAAGATCACCGCGGGACTGCTGCGGATCGCCTGCGACCTCGGCATGCAGTCCGTGGCGGACGGGGTGGACCTGCCCGAGCAGGTGCTCGCCCTGCGGGCCATGGGATGTACGCACGGCCAGGGCATGGCATTCTCCGGGCCGCTGGACGAGTACCGGCTGCGCCGCGCCCTGGTGCGCGACGAGTACCCGGTGCCGGGCGGGATCGCCCTGCCCGCCCTGTCGGGTGGCGTTTTCCCTGCGCGCAATGGCTCAAATAATGAGACGCGCGTCCCACCCACTTGA
- the ilvN gene encoding acetolactate synthase small subunit, with amino-acid sequence MSKHTLSVLVENTPGILARIAALFSRRGFNIDSLAVGVTEHPDISRITIVVNVEDLPLEQVTKQLNKLVNVLKIVELEPGAAIQRELVLVKVRADNETRSQIVEIVQLFRAKTVDVSPEAVTIEATGSSDKLEAMLKMLEQFGIKELVQSGTIAIGRGARSITDRSLRALDRSA; translated from the coding sequence ATGTCCAAGCACACACTCTCCGTCCTGGTCGAGAACACGCCGGGCATCCTCGCCAGGATCGCCGCGCTGTTCTCCCGCCGCGGCTTCAACATCGACTCGCTCGCCGTCGGTGTCACCGAGCACCCCGACATCTCCCGCATCACCATCGTGGTCAATGTCGAGGACCTGCCCCTGGAGCAGGTGACCAAGCAGCTCAACAAGCTGGTCAACGTTCTGAAGATCGTCGAACTCGAGCCCGGCGCTGCGATCCAGCGCGAGCTCGTGCTGGTGAAGGTCCGCGCGGACAACGAGACCCGCTCCCAGATCGTCGAGATCGTCCAGCTGTTCCGCGCCAAGACCGTGGACGTCTCTCCCGAGGCAGTCACCATCGAGGCCACCGGTTCGAGTGACAAGCTCGAGGCGATGCTCAAGATGCTGGAGCAGTTCGGCATCAAGGAGCTCGTCCAGTCCGGGACGATCGCCATAGGACGCGGCGCCCGGTCCATCACGGACCGGTCCCTGCGGGCCCTCGACCGTTCCGCGTAG
- a CDS encoding acetolactate synthase large subunit has protein sequence MSMTEQATGAHHPQPRARNGGPTSATVEHVTGAQSLIRSLEEVGADTVFGIPGGAILPAYDPMMDSTRVRHVLVRHEQGAGHAATGYAQATGKVGVCMATSGPGATNLVTPIADAHMDSVPLVAITGQVSSKAIGTDAFQEADIVGITMPITKHNFLVTKADDIPRTIAEAFHIASTGRPGPVLVDIAKDALQAQTTFSWPPQQDLPGYRPVTKPHAKQIREAAKLIVQAKRPVLYVGGGVMKAGATAELKVLAELTQAPVTTTLMALGSFPDSHPLHVGMPGMHGAVTAVTALQKADLIVALGARFDDRVTGKLDSFAPYAKIVHADIDPAEIGKNRTADVPIVGDAREVIADLVQAVQAEHSEGHTGDYSAWWKDLSRWRDTYPLGYTQPDDGSLSPQQVIQRIGELAPADTIYAAGVGQHQMWAAHFINYEQPSTWLNSGGAGTMGYAVPAAMGAKAGMPDRTVWAIDGDGCFQMTNQELTTCALNNIPIKVAIINNGALGMVRQWQTLFYNQRYSSTVLHADDTGHHVAGSQVGASTTARQGTRVPDFVKLSEAMGCHALRCESPDDLDKVIAEANAVNDRPVVIDFIVHEDAQVWPMVAAGTSNDEVMAARGVRPDFGDNEDD, from the coding sequence ATGTCGATGACCGAGCAGGCCACCGGGGCCCACCACCCGCAGCCGCGGGCCCGTAACGGCGGACCGACGTCCGCCACCGTTGAGCACGTCACGGGCGCGCAGTCCCTCATCCGTTCTCTCGAGGAAGTCGGGGCCGACACGGTATTCGGCATTCCGGGAGGCGCCATCCTCCCCGCGTACGACCCGATGATGGACTCCACCAGGGTCCGCCACGTCCTGGTCCGCCACGAGCAGGGCGCGGGCCACGCCGCCACCGGCTACGCCCAGGCCACCGGCAAGGTCGGCGTCTGCATGGCCACCTCGGGACCCGGTGCGACCAACCTGGTCACCCCGATCGCCGACGCCCACATGGACTCCGTCCCGCTGGTCGCGATCACCGGCCAGGTCTCCTCCAAGGCGATTGGCACGGACGCCTTCCAGGAGGCGGACATCGTCGGCATCACCATGCCGATCACCAAGCACAACTTCCTGGTCACCAAGGCCGACGACATCCCGCGGACCATCGCCGAGGCGTTTCACATCGCCTCGACGGGGCGTCCCGGCCCGGTCCTGGTCGACATCGCCAAGGACGCGCTCCAGGCGCAGACCACGTTCAGCTGGCCGCCGCAGCAGGACCTGCCCGGCTACCGCCCGGTCACCAAGCCGCACGCCAAGCAGATCCGCGAGGCCGCCAAGCTCATCGTCCAGGCCAAGCGGCCTGTGCTGTACGTCGGCGGCGGCGTCATGAAGGCCGGCGCCACCGCCGAGCTGAAGGTCCTGGCCGAGCTGACCCAAGCGCCCGTCACCACCACACTGATGGCGCTCGGCTCCTTCCCCGACAGCCACCCGCTGCACGTGGGAATGCCCGGCATGCACGGTGCGGTCACCGCCGTCACCGCGCTGCAGAAGGCCGACCTGATCGTTGCCCTCGGAGCCCGCTTCGACGACCGCGTCACCGGCAAGCTGGACAGCTTCGCCCCGTACGCAAAGATCGTCCACGCCGACATCGACCCGGCCGAGATCGGCAAGAACCGCACCGCGGACGTCCCGATCGTCGGTGACGCCCGCGAGGTCATCGCCGACCTGGTCCAGGCCGTCCAGGCCGAGCACAGCGAGGGCCACACCGGCGACTACAGCGCCTGGTGGAAGGACCTCAGCCGCTGGCGCGACACCTACCCGCTCGGCTACACCCAGCCGGACGACGGCAGCCTCTCCCCGCAGCAGGTCATCCAGCGCATCGGTGAGCTCGCCCCGGCAGACACCATCTACGCCGCGGGCGTCGGCCAGCACCAGATGTGGGCCGCCCACTTCATCAACTACGAGCAGCCGTCCACCTGGCTGAACTCCGGCGGCGCCGGGACGATGGGGTACGCGGTCCCGGCCGCGATGGGCGCCAAGGCCGGCATGCCGGACCGTACGGTCTGGGCGATCGACGGCGACGGCTGTTTCCAGATGACCAACCAGGAACTCACCACCTGCGCGCTCAACAACATCCCGATCAAGGTCGCGATCATCAACAACGGCGCGCTCGGGATGGTCCGCCAGTGGCAGACCCTGTTCTACAACCAGCGCTACTCCAGCACCGTCCTGCATGCCGACGACACGGGTCACCACGTGGCCGGCTCCCAGGTCGGCGCGAGCACCACGGCGCGCCAGGGCACCCGGGTCCCGGACTTCGTCAAGCTGTCCGAGGCCATGGGCTGCCACGCACTGCGCTGCGAGTCCCCGGACGACCTGGACAAGGTCATCGCCGAGGCCAACGCCGTCAACGACCGTCCCGTCGTGATCGACTTCATCGTCCACGAGGACGCCCAGGTCTGGCCGATGGTCGCCGCAGGCACCTCCAACGACGAGGTCATGGCGGCGCGTGGCGTCCGCCCCGACTTCGGCGACAACGAAGACGACTGA
- the ilvC gene encoding ketol-acid reductoisomerase — MAELFYDDDADLSIIQNRKVAVIGYGSQGHAHALSLRDSGVDVRVGLHEGSKSKAKAEEQGLRVVTPAEAAAEADVIMILIPDPIQAQVYEESIKGNLKDGDALFFAHGFNIRFGFIKVPAGVDVALVAPKGPGHLVRRQYEEGRGVPAIAAVEQDASGNAFDLALSYAKAIGGTRAGVIKTTFTEETETDLFGEQAVLCGGASALVKAGFETLTEAGYQPEIAYFECLHELKLIVDLMYEGGLEKMRWSVSETAEWGDYITGPRIITDQTKAEMKKVLAEIQDGTFAKNWMDEYHGGLKKYDEYKKQDENHLLETTGKELRKLMSWVDNDEA; from the coding sequence GTGGCCGAGCTGTTCTACGACGACGACGCCGACCTGTCCATCATCCAGAACCGCAAGGTCGCGGTCATCGGTTACGGCAGCCAGGGCCACGCCCACGCGCTGTCGCTCCGTGACTCGGGTGTCGACGTCCGGGTCGGTCTGCACGAGGGCTCGAAGTCCAAGGCCAAGGCCGAGGAGCAGGGCTTGCGGGTGGTGACTCCGGCCGAAGCCGCCGCCGAGGCCGACGTCATCATGATCCTCATCCCGGACCCGATCCAGGCCCAGGTCTACGAGGAGTCCATCAAGGGCAACCTGAAGGACGGCGACGCGCTGTTCTTCGCCCACGGTTTCAACATCCGCTTCGGCTTCATCAAGGTCCCGGCCGGTGTGGACGTCGCCCTCGTCGCTCCCAAGGGTCCGGGCCACCTCGTCCGCCGTCAGTACGAAGAGGGCCGCGGCGTCCCGGCGATCGCAGCCGTCGAGCAGGACGCCTCCGGCAACGCGTTCGACCTGGCTCTCTCGTACGCGAAGGCCATCGGTGGCACCCGCGCCGGCGTCATCAAGACGACCTTCACCGAGGAGACCGAGACCGACCTGTTCGGTGAGCAGGCTGTCCTCTGCGGTGGCGCGTCGGCGCTGGTCAAGGCGGGCTTCGAGACCCTCACCGAGGCCGGCTACCAGCCGGAGATCGCGTACTTCGAGTGCCTCCACGAGCTGAAGCTGATCGTGGACCTGATGTACGAGGGCGGCCTGGAGAAGATGCGCTGGTCGGTCTCCGAGACCGCCGAGTGGGGCGACTACATCACCGGCCCCCGCATCATCACGGACCAGACCAAGGCCGAGATGAAGAAGGTTCTCGCCGAGATCCAGGACGGCACGTTCGCCAAGAACTGGATGGACGAGTACCACGGCGGTCTGAAGAAGTACGACGAGTACAAGAAGCAGGACGAGAACCACCTGCTGGAGACCACCGGCAAGGAGCTGCGCAAGCTCATGAGCTGGGTCGACAACGACGAGGCGTAA
- a CDS encoding proline dehydrogenase family protein codes for MLGPVILAASRSDKMRRFVSAAPGTKQVVGRFIAGETVEQVVPIVKDTVGKGLELTLDVVGEDITTREQATAARDAYLELIEHLAGLGLGTRAEMSVKLSMFGQALEGGHELALANVRPVVEAAAAIGTTVTLDAEDHTTLDSMFAIHEELRKDFPQTGCVIQAYLFRTEDDARRLAAAGCRVRIVKGAYNEPATVAYQDKAETDKAYVRILKILMDGDGYPMIGSHDPRLIAVSQELARRAGRKLDEYEFQMLYGIRSDEHVRLAAEGHRMRVYTAYGTDWYGYFMRRLAEKPANLLFFLRSLITRG; via the coding sequence GTGCTGGGTCCCGTGATCCTCGCCGCGTCCCGCAGCGACAAGATGCGCCGCTTCGTCTCGGCCGCCCCGGGGACCAAGCAGGTCGTCGGCCGGTTCATCGCCGGCGAGACGGTCGAGCAGGTCGTCCCGATCGTCAAGGACACCGTCGGCAAGGGGCTCGAGCTCACCCTGGATGTGGTGGGCGAGGACATCACCACGCGCGAGCAGGCAACCGCTGCCCGCGACGCCTACCTCGAGCTGATCGAGCACCTCGCGGGCCTCGGCCTGGGGACGAGGGCCGAGATGTCGGTGAAGCTGTCGATGTTCGGCCAGGCGCTGGAGGGCGGCCACGAGCTGGCGCTCGCCAACGTCCGTCCGGTCGTCGAGGCCGCCGCCGCGATCGGCACCACGGTCACCCTGGACGCGGAGGACCACACCACCCTCGACTCGATGTTCGCCATCCACGAGGAGCTGCGGAAGGACTTCCCGCAGACCGGCTGTGTGATCCAGGCGTATCTGTTCCGTACCGAGGACGACGCCCGCCGCCTCGCCGCGGCCGGCTGCCGGGTCCGCATCGTGAAGGGCGCCTACAACGAGCCCGCGACCGTCGCCTACCAGGACAAGGCCGAGACCGACAAGGCCTACGTGCGCATCCTGAAGATCCTGATGGACGGCGACGGCTACCCGATGATCGGGTCCCACGACCCGCGTCTTATCGCGGTCAGCCAGGAGCTGGCGCGCCGCGCCGGGCGCAAACTGGATGAGTACGAGTTTCAGATGCTGTACGGCATCCGCAGCGACGAGCATGTCCGGCTCGCGGCCGAGGGCCACCGGATGCGCGTCTACACGGCGTACGGCACCGACTGGTACGGCTACTTCATGCGCCGCCTCGCGGAGAAGCCGGCCAACCTGCTGTTCTTCCTGCGAAGCCTGATAACCCGTGGCTGA
- a CDS encoding CdaR family transcriptional regulator has translation MKGDYQDLVDEISALLAEPATLENRDFGLIAFGAHDSDDDSAMDPVRTRSILTRKSTPAVRAWFEGFGIARATGPVRIPAAPDAGVFRDRICLPVRHRGIVLGYVWLLDAEPRPTQEQLAAAMEVTVRIGTLLADEERAGSDLSREFRAVLTAEHGWQYDMAVAALRTALGGGEAEGLHAVVCVTPWPADDAPSARSLPGVAALCTVEWGAGRPDAGTDVRAEQRAAGRPQDGGDAAAAKGVRRRDAAGTPPHGTDTTVARAPAGTGGRALAVLVRLRSADTLSPALTAADRLREAAGVAGGGEVAGTAGATGGVAGGVADPRRGLGELNTAWQEATSAARAAHARANLGPVARWSAIGPYRLLTALPANAAHDPVVRDLLTPAHTELARTAEVFLDCAGQAGRTAAALGIHRQTLYYRLSRVEQLTGLDLAEGEDRLLLHMALKAARL, from the coding sequence ATGAAGGGCGATTACCAGGACCTGGTCGACGAGATCTCGGCGCTCCTGGCCGAGCCGGCGACGCTGGAGAACCGGGACTTCGGTCTGATCGCCTTCGGCGCGCACGACAGCGACGACGACAGTGCGATGGACCCGGTCAGGACGCGCTCGATCCTGACCCGGAAGTCGACCCCCGCGGTCCGCGCCTGGTTCGAGGGCTTCGGCATCGCGCGCGCGACCGGCCCGGTCCGTATCCCGGCCGCCCCGGACGCGGGGGTCTTCCGCGACCGGATCTGCCTGCCCGTACGCCACCGGGGCATCGTGCTCGGCTACGTATGGCTGCTCGACGCGGAGCCCCGTCCCACCCAGGAACAGCTGGCCGCGGCGATGGAGGTGACGGTCAGGATCGGCACGCTGCTCGCCGACGAGGAGCGGGCGGGCTCGGATCTGTCGCGGGAGTTCCGCGCGGTGCTCACGGCGGAGCACGGCTGGCAGTACGACATGGCGGTTGCGGCGCTGCGTACGGCTCTGGGCGGCGGGGAGGCGGAGGGTCTGCACGCGGTGGTGTGCGTGACCCCGTGGCCGGCGGACGACGCCCCCTCGGCGCGCTCGCTGCCGGGCGTCGCGGCGCTGTGCACAGTGGAGTGGGGGGCGGGGCGTCCCGACGCCGGCACCGATGTCCGTGCGGAGCAACGCGCGGCGGGCCGCCCGCAGGACGGCGGCGACGCGGCCGCGGCGAAAGGCGTGCGCAGGCGGGACGCGGCCGGGACGCCGCCCCACGGCACCGATACCACGGTCGCCCGTGCACCCGCCGGTACCGGCGGGCGTGCGCTCGCGGTCCTGGTCAGGCTCCGCTCGGCCGACACCCTCTCCCCCGCGCTCACGGCGGCGGACCGGCTCCGCGAGGCGGCCGGGGTCGCGGGCGGGGGCGAGGTCGCGGGCACGGCCGGCGCCACGGGCGGGGTCGCGGGCGGGGTCGCCGACCCGCGCCGGGGACTCGGTGAGCTCAACACCGCCTGGCAGGAGGCGACTTCCGCGGCCCGCGCCGCCCACGCCAGGGCGAACCTCGGCCCCGTCGCCCGGTGGTCGGCCATCGGCCCGTACCGGCTGCTGACGGCGCTCCCCGCGAACGCGGCCCACGACCCGGTCGTACGCGATCTGCTGACCCCCGCCCACACGGAACTAGCCCGCACCGCCGAGGTGTTCCTGGACTGCGCGGGCCAGGCCGGCCGCACAGCGGCGGCGCTCGGCATTCACCGGCAGACGCTCTACTACCGGCTCTCGCGCGTCGAACAGCTCACCGGCCTGGACCTGGCGGAGGGCGAGGACCGGCTGCTGCTGCACATGGCCCTGAAGGCGGCACGACTGTAA
- a CDS encoding TetR/AcrR family transcriptional regulator, translating to MGHREDLLEGAKQCLLAKGYARTTARDIVAASGTNLASIGYHYGSKEALLNQAFLAVTEEWGDAVGPADKEAPDATADPLERFEKIWEQVIAAFDASRPVWKLQLEVVSRLDDDEDLRNAIKEPQKQGRTGMAEAFLGMDPEADPEKARVAGLFYQALVAGVMIQWMVDPETAPSAKDLTDGLRAILESKA from the coding sequence ATGGGACATCGTGAGGATCTGCTCGAAGGCGCGAAGCAGTGCCTGCTGGCCAAGGGGTACGCCCGGACGACCGCGCGCGACATCGTCGCCGCATCCGGCACCAACCTGGCTTCCATCGGTTACCACTACGGCTCCAAGGAGGCCTTGCTCAACCAGGCCTTCCTGGCGGTGACCGAGGAGTGGGGCGACGCGGTCGGCCCCGCGGACAAGGAAGCCCCCGACGCCACGGCGGATCCCCTCGAGCGCTTCGAGAAGATCTGGGAGCAGGTCATCGCCGCGTTCGACGCCAGCCGCCCGGTCTGGAAGCTCCAGCTGGAGGTGGTCTCGCGGCTCGACGACGACGAGGACCTGCGCAACGCCATCAAGGAGCCGCAGAAGCAGGGCCGTACGGGGATGGCCGAGGCGTTCCTGGGCATGGACCCGGAGGCCGATCCGGAGAAGGCCAGGGTGGCGGGGCTGTTCTATCAGGCGCTGGTGGCGGGCGTGATGATCCAGTGGATGGTGGACCCGGAGACGGCTCCCTCGGCGAAGGACCTCACGGACGGGCTGCGGGCGATCCTGGAGAGCAAGGCCTGA
- the serA gene encoding phosphoglycerate dehydrogenase gives MSSKPVVLIAEELSPATVDALGPDFEIRHCNGADRAELLPAIADADAILVRSATKVDAEAIAAAKKLRVVARAGVGLDNVDVSAATKAGVMVVNAPTSNIVTAAELACGLLVATARNIPQANTALKNGEWKRSKYTGVELSEKTLGVVGLGRIGVLVAQRMSAFGMKIVAYDPYVQPARAAQMGVKLLSLDELLEVSDFITVHLPKTPETLGLIGDEALHKVQPHVRIVNAARGGIVDEEALASALKEGRVAGAGLDVYAKEPCTDSPLFEFDQVVCTPHLGASTDEAQEKAGVSVARSVRLALAGELVPDAVNVQGGVIAEDVRPGLPLAEKLGRIFTALAGEVAVRLDVEVYGEITQHDVKVLELSALKGVFEDVVDETVSYVNAPLFAQERGVEVRLTTSSESPDHRNVVTVRGTLSGGEEVAVSGTLAGPKHLQKIVAIGDYDIDLALADHMVVLRYSDRPGVVGTVGRILGEAGLNIAGMQVSRAEEGGEAVVVLTVDDTVPPAVLAEIADEIGATSARTVNLTD, from the coding sequence GTGAGCTCGAAACCTGTCGTACTCATCGCTGAAGAGCTGTCGCCCGCCACCGTCGACGCACTGGGCCCGGACTTCGAGATCCGGCACTGCAACGGCGCCGATCGCGCGGAGCTGCTCCCCGCCATCGCCGATGCCGACGCGATCCTCGTCCGCTCCGCCACCAAGGTCGACGCGGAGGCCATCGCCGCCGCCAAGAAGCTGCGGGTCGTCGCCCGCGCGGGTGTCGGTCTGGACAATGTCGACGTCTCCGCCGCCACCAAGGCCGGCGTGATGGTCGTCAACGCGCCGACGTCCAACATCGTCACCGCCGCCGAGCTCGCCTGTGGTCTGCTCGTCGCCACCGCGCGCAATATCCCGCAGGCCAACACCGCCCTCAAGAACGGCGAGTGGAAGCGCTCCAAGTACACCGGTGTCGAGCTGAGCGAGAAGACCCTCGGTGTCGTCGGCCTCGGCCGCATCGGCGTGCTGGTCGCGCAGCGCATGTCGGCCTTCGGTATGAAGATCGTCGCGTACGACCCCTACGTACAGCCGGCGCGTGCCGCGCAGATGGGCGTCAAGCTGCTCTCGCTGGACGAGCTGCTCGAGGTCTCTGACTTCATCACCGTCCACCTCCCCAAGACCCCCGAGACGCTCGGCCTGATCGGTGACGAGGCGCTGCACAAGGTCCAGCCGCACGTCCGGATCGTCAATGCCGCGCGCGGTGGGATCGTCGACGAGGAGGCGCTGGCCTCCGCGCTCAAGGAGGGCCGGGTCGCCGGCGCGGGCCTCGATGTGTACGCGAAGGAGCCCTGCACGGACTCCCCGCTCTTCGAGTTCGACCAGGTCGTCTGCACCCCGCACCTCGGCGCGTCCACGGACGAGGCGCAGGAGAAGGCCGGTGTCTCGGTCGCCCGTTCGGTGCGTCTCGCCCTCGCCGGTGAGCTGGTGCCCGACGCGGTCAACGTCCAGGGCGGGGTCATCGCCGAGGACGTACGCCCGGGTCTGCCGCTCGCCGAGAAGCTCGGCCGGATCTTCACCGCACTGGCGGGCGAGGTCGCGGTCCGCCTCGACGTCGAGGTGTACGGCGAGATCACCCAGCACGATGTGAAGGTGCTCGAACTGTCCGCGCTGAAGGGTGTGTTCGAGGACGTCGTCGACGAGACCGTGAGCTATGTCAACGCCCCGCTGTTCGCGCAGGAGCGCGGCGTAGAGGTGCGGCTGACGACCAGCTCGGAGTCCCCGGACCACCGCAACGTCGTCACCGTGCGCGGCACGCTCTCGGGCGGCGAGGAGGTCGCGGTCTCCGGCACGCTGGCCGGCCCCAAGCACCTTCAGAAGATCGTCGCGATCGGCGACTACGACATCGACCTGGCGCTCGCCGACCACATGGTCGTGCTGCGCTACAGCGACCGCCCGGGTGTGGTCGGCACGGTCGGCCGGATCCTCGGCGAAGCCGGTCTGAACATCGCGGGCATGCAGGTCTCGCGCGCGGAGGAGGGTGGCGAGGCGGTCGTCGTGCTGACGGTGGACGACACCGTGCCGCCGGCGGTCCTCGCGGAGATCGCCGACGAGATCGGCGCGACCTCGGCGCGGACGGTCAACCTCACCGACTGA